One Nocardia huaxiensis genomic window, AGATGCCGAGCAGCGGCGGCAGGATCACGAACAGCGCCAGCGACGGAATCGTGTAGGCGATGCCCGCGACGGTCACGGTGACCCGGCGCAGCCAGCCGTATCGGTGCGCCACCGCGCCCGCCGGAATCGAGATGGCCAGGCCGAGCAGCAGCGGCAGCAGAGCCAGCATGAGATGTTCGCGGGTGTAGCCGCGAATCTCGGTGAAATTGTCGAGGAGGTACCTCACCGGGATTCCTGTTCGAAGAAGTGCCGGTTGCGGTCGGCGTCCTCTCCGGCGCGCTGGCGGGCGAGTTGTTCGAGCACATCGCCGGCGAGCACACCGCCGCTGACCGCACCGGAATCATCCACGGCCACACCGATTCCCGATGGTGAGGAGACGGCGGCGTCCAGGGCCAGCCGCAGATCGCCGCCGCTGGGGAACAGGGAGCCGCCCGCGGACATGCTGTCGTGCAGGGCGTTTCCAGCGCGGATGCCTTCCACGCCGGTGACGTCGACCCAGCCGAGCGGATGCCGTCGCTCGTCCACGACCAGCACCCATTGCCCGAGTTCCAGTCGCTGCGAGGGGATTTCGGAGACCGTCGCGGTGACGATCTGGTGCAGCGGCACCCCGGCGGCGCTGCGGAACGACAGCCCGCGGTACCCGCGATCACGGCCGACGAATCCGGCGACGAAATCGCTGGCGGGTTGGGCCAGCACCTCCTGCGGCGTGTCGTACTGCTGGAGCCGGCCGCCCGGTCCGAAGACCGCGATCTTCTCGCCGAGTGTCACCGCCTCGTCGATATCGTGCGTCACGAACACGATGGTCTTGCGCAATTCGGCTTGCAGCCGCAGCATTTCGGTCTGCAACTCGGCGCGCACCACCGGGTCGACGGCGCTGAACGGCTCGTCCATGAGCAGGATGGGCGGGTCGGCGGCCAGCGCGCGGGCCACCCCGACGCGCTGCTGCTGCCCGCCGGAGAGTTGCGCCGGATACCGTTGCGCCAGAGCGCGATCCAGGCCGACGCGGTCGAGCACCTCCAGCGCCTCCTTGCGCGCCTGCGATCGCCGCATGCCCTGTAGCACCGGCACCGTCGCCACATTGTCGACGACGGTGCGATGCGGCAGCAGTCCCGCGTTCTGGATGACGTAGCCGATGCCGAGTCGTAGTTTCACCGGATCCTGTGCCGAGATGTCCTGTCCCGCAATGAGTATCCGCCCGGAGGTGGGCGTGATCATGCGGTTGATCATGCGCATGGAGGTGGTCTTCCCGCAGCCGGACGGGCCGACGAAGACGGTGAAGGATCCGGATTCGATGCGCAGATCCAGGTATTCGACGGCGGTGGTGCCGTCCGGATAGGTCTTGGTGATGCCGCTGAACTCGATATCGGACACGCGGTCGCCTCCTATGCGATCGGCTTGTCGAGCCCCTGCGCCACGATCCATGCCTTGGCGGCCGCCGCGGGTTCGGTCTTGCTCGCGCCCGAGACCGCGGTATTGAGCGAGATCAGTTCGGCGGTGGTGAGTTTCGCCGAGAGGGTGTCGAGCACCTTGATCAGTTTGTCGCTCTTCTTGGTGGCGTTGAACAGCGGCACCACGTTCTGCGCCGGGAAGTTGTTCTTGGGATCGGTGAGCACCACCAGGTTGTTCTCGGCGATGGCGGGTGAGGTGGTGAAGATGTCGGCGGCCGTCACCTGGCCGTCGACGAGCGCGCGCACGGTGGCCGGGCCGCCGCCGTCGCCGATGGGCACGAAGTTGGCGGCCGCGATGTCGAGGTTGTAGTTCTTCTTCAATCCGGGCAGGCCGACGGGCCGCTCCTGGAATTCGGCCGGGGCCGCGAATTTCACCTCGGCGGAGTGCGTGGCGAGGTCACCGATGCTGGTGAGGTTCCAGCGGTCCGCGGTGGCGCGGGTGACGACCACGGCGTCGGAGTCCTGTGCGGGCGCGGGGGTGGCGATGGCCAGTTGGTCGCCGAGGGCGGCGGTCAGCGCCTTGTCCACATCGGCGGGCGAGGTGGCGGTGGCCGATTTGTCCAAGTACAGCAGCAGGTTTCCGGTGTAGTCCGGAATCAGCGAGATGGAGCAGTTGCGCAGCGCGGGCACGTACGCCTCGCGGCTGCCGATATTCAGCTTGGTGTCCACACTGAACCCGTTGACGCGCAGCACCTCGGCGTACAGGTCGGCGACGGTCTCGGATTCGGGGAAGTTGGCCGAGCCCACGGTGATCTGGTTGGTGTCGGTGTCACAGCTGCCCTTGCCGGCCAGCGGGTCGGAGTCGCCGCAGGCGGTGAGCGCCAGTGCGGCGGCCAGGGCGACGGCGGCGGCGAGCACGCGTGCGAGCGAGAGTGCGGGTCGTAGTCCGCGGCGACCGCGTGAGGTGAGAGGGGAGTGCACTGCTGTCCTTCCGACGTCCCGGGCAGTTCGGGGCCGGCGCGCCGGTCGGGCCGCGCCAGAATGTTCATACTGCCTGGTTCGTCC contains:
- a CDS encoding ABC transporter substrate-binding protein, which produces MLAAAVALAAALALTACGDSDPLAGKGSCDTDTNQITVGSANFPESETVADLYAEVLRVNGFSVDTKLNIGSREAYVPALRNCSISLIPDYTGNLLLYLDKSATATSPADVDKALTAALGDQLAIATPAPAQDSDAVVVTRATADRWNLTSIGDLATHSAEVKFAAPAEFQERPVGLPGLKKNYNLDIAAANFVPIGDGGGPATVRALVDGQVTAADIFTTSPAIAENNLVVLTDPKNNFPAQNVVPLFNATKKSDKLIKVLDTLSAKLTTAELISLNTAVSGASKTEPAAAAKAWIVAQGLDKPIA
- a CDS encoding ABC transporter ATP-binding protein, with protein sequence MSDIEFSGITKTYPDGTTAVEYLDLRIESGSFTVFVGPSGCGKTTSMRMINRMITPTSGRILIAGQDISAQDPVKLRLGIGYVIQNAGLLPHRTVVDNVATVPVLQGMRRSQARKEALEVLDRVGLDRALAQRYPAQLSGGQQQRVGVARALAADPPILLMDEPFSAVDPVVRAELQTEMLRLQAELRKTIVFVTHDIDEAVTLGEKIAVFGPGGRLQQYDTPQEVLAQPASDFVAGFVGRDRGYRGLSFRSAAGVPLHQIVTATVSEIPSQRLELGQWVLVVDERRHPLGWVDVTGVEGIRAGNALHDSMSAGGSLFPSGGDLRLALDAAVSSPSGIGVAVDDSGAVSGGVLAGDVLEQLARQRAGEDADRNRHFFEQESR